From a region of the Candidatus Niyogibacteria bacterium genome:
- a CDS encoding NYN domain-containing protein: MKTLSNIHRLFCIVCPKDIKNNGTVKDKDTVDSRMDELGRFLAEHTDITDLVIVSGDADFQGLIQFARWQKKTVKVVSAATAISSRFLSDAKLEKQLV, translated from the coding sequence GTGAAAACATTATCAAATATTCATAGGCTGTTCTGTATTGTTTGTCCTAAGGACATCAAAAACAATGGAACGGTTAAAGACAAAGATACCGTTGACAGCCGGATGGATGAATTAGGCCGGTTTTTAGCGGAACATACCGATATTACTGATTTAGTTATTGTCAGCGGCGACGCTGATTTTCAGGGATTGATACAATTTGCCCGTTGGCAGAAAAAAACAGTTAAGGTTGTTTCTGCGGCAACCGCAATTTCCAGCCGTTTTCTATCCGATGCAAAGCTTGAGAAGCAGTTAGTTTAA
- a CDS encoding glycosidase: MSFQLQRYPSNEKPNPILEPRKEIEWEGKAVFNPTIIKDGEIFRMLYRTYPSKLEMAASRLKRPGFYFKNQISYIGYAESEDGINFERRELPFISPDTDYDRYGCEDPRMTKLGDIFYITYTAINDPIEDREHRPNVRIALASTKDFKSVTKHGIIGPSMRSKAAALFPEPVNGGKIALLLTISPDSTTSRVSVRYYDSMDQVSHSSFEEWDKYLEQDKIVLQTEWWLHRGPEVGAVPIKTEKGWLLIFSGESMSDTWTITAALLDAEKPDQLIARVPGYLLQAVASYERNGLVPNVTFPEGAVIVGDDLYVYYGAADTVIGLATCKLKDLLDYLEKCKK; the protein is encoded by the coding sequence ATGAGTTTTCAATTGCAACGCTATCCAAGCAATGAAAAACCAAACCCCATTCTTGAGCCACGCAAAGAAATTGAGTGGGAAGGGAAAGCAGTTTTTAATCCAACGATAATTAAAGATGGGGAGATTTTCAGAATGCTCTATAGAACGTATCCTAGTAAACTAGAGATGGCCGCTTCTCGACTTAAGCGTCCGGGATTCTATTTCAAAAATCAGATTTCATATATTGGTTACGCCGAAAGTGAAGACGGGATAAATTTTGAACGGCGGGAACTTCCTTTTATTTCACCTGATACGGATTACGATCGTTATGGTTGCGAGGATCCACGAATGACCAAGCTCGGTGATATATTTTATATAACCTACACCGCCATCAATGACCCGATTGAGGACAGAGAACACCGGCCCAATGTTCGTATAGCGCTTGCATCAACCAAAGATTTTAAAAGCGTGACGAAGCACGGTATCATTGGCCCTTCCATGCGCTCAAAAGCAGCTGCGTTATTTCCGGAACCGGTGAATGGGGGGAAAATAGCCCTCCTCTTAACCATTTCTCCTGATTCGACCACCTCTCGGGTTTCAGTTCGCTATTACGATTCAATGGACCAAGTTTCGCATTCTTCATTTGAAGAGTGGGATAAATATTTAGAACAGGACAAGATCGTTTTGCAAACTGAATGGTGGCTACATCGGGGGCCTGAGGTTGGAGCTGTGCCCATCAAAACAGAAAAGGGCTGGCTACTTATCTTTTCTGGAGAATCTATGTCCGATACATGGACCATCACCGCTGCGCTTCTTGACGCCGAAAAACCGGATCAGCTTATTGCTCGCGTGCCAGGATATCTCCTTCAGGCCGTTGCATCATATGAACGCAATGGATTGGTGCCAAACGTTACATTCCCAGAAGGCGCCGTTATAGTGGGTGACGATCTTTATGTCTATTATGGCGCTGCCGATACCGTGATAGGGCTTGCCACATGTAAACTGAAAGATCTTTTGGACTATCTCGAAAAGTGTAAAAAATAA
- the hflB gene encoding ATP-dependent zinc metalloprotease FtsH has protein sequence MKINNLTKNILWAIATLIVLALAFSAVYEDQFGLKVISLNELAGKLNAGEVEKIIISGNDLNIKLKNNESVSAIKEGEAGLTQTLQNFGVASSALRSASIEVQEPSGLKFWLSIIIPAVLPLIFIGVLFWFMFSSARSGVNQAFSFGRANIRLFANPKDKVFFKDVAGLKEAKQDLEEVVDFLKNPKKFLEIGARIPRGVLLMGMPGTGKTLLARAVAGEAHVPFFHISGSEFVEMFVGVGASRVRDLFMTAKKAAPAIIFIDEIDAVGRERGAGLGGGHDEREQTLNQILVEMDGFDRDTNIIVMAATNRPDILDSALLRPGRFDRRVILDLPDINDREEILKIHIRGKNINKDIDLKKIAVRTPGFSGADLANLVNEAAILAARKNKSIIHQEDFYNSIEKVMLGPERRSRVISPKEKEITAYHEAGHALVAASLKNTDPVQKVSIISRGLIGGYTLKLPLEETHLRTKSQFLADIAVALGGYACEEIVFKDLSTGASSDLRQASDVARRLVTQYGMSEKLGPMTFGKTQELIFLGREIATEKNYSETMAVEIDREVSAFIGKAFAAAKKIINSRIKVLDEIAKALMEKETLEHEEFYAIIKKFNLKPMAV, from the coding sequence ATGAAAATCAACAATTTAACAAAGAATATTTTATGGGCAATCGCGACGTTAATCGTGCTGGCTTTGGCGTTCTCGGCTGTTTATGAGGACCAGTTCGGGTTAAAAGTTATTTCTTTAAACGAACTTGCCGGAAAATTAAACGCAGGCGAAGTTGAAAAAATAATTATCAGCGGAAACGACTTGAATATTAAATTGAAAAATAATGAATCGGTTTCCGCTATTAAAGAAGGCGAAGCCGGGCTGACCCAAACTTTGCAGAATTTCGGAGTCGCTTCCAGCGCGCTGCGCTCCGCGTCCATAGAAGTTCAGGAGCCGTCCGGTTTGAAATTCTGGCTTTCAATAATTATACCGGCTGTTTTGCCGCTTATTTTTATCGGTGTGTTATTTTGGTTTATGTTCAGTTCAGCCCGTTCCGGCGTTAATCAGGCGTTTTCTTTCGGCCGCGCTAACATCCGGCTTTTCGCAAACCCGAAAGACAAAGTTTTTTTCAAGGATGTTGCCGGTCTTAAAGAGGCCAAACAGGATTTGGAAGAAGTTGTTGATTTTTTGAAAAATCCTAAAAAATTTTTGGAAATCGGGGCGCGCATTCCGCGCGGCGTTTTGCTGATGGGAATGCCTGGAACGGGAAAAACTTTATTGGCTCGCGCGGTTGCCGGAGAAGCCCATGTTCCGTTTTTTCACATTTCCGGCTCGGAGTTTGTTGAGATGTTTGTCGGGGTCGGCGCTTCCAGAGTGCGCGACCTTTTTATGACTGCTAAAAAAGCCGCTCCGGCGATAATTTTTATTGATGAAATTGACGCTGTCGGACGCGAACGGGGCGCCGGACTGGGCGGCGGACATGACGAGCGGGAACAAACATTAAACCAGATACTTGTTGAAATGGACGGTTTTGATCGCGATACAAATATTATTGTGATGGCAGCAACCAATAGGCCGGATATTTTGGATTCCGCGTTGTTGCGTCCGGGCCGTTTTGACCGCCGCGTTATTCTTGATTTGCCGGATATTAACGACAGGGAAGAAATTTTAAAAATCCATATCAGGGGGAAAAACATCAATAAAGATATAGACTTGAAAAAAATCGCTGTCCGCACCCCGGGTTTTTCCGGAGCCGACCTGGCTAATCTGGTTAATGAAGCCGCGATTTTAGCGGCGCGCAAAAATAAAAGCATTATCCACCAGGAAGATTTTTACAATTCAATTGAAAAAGTAATGCTTGGACCGGAACGCCGTTCGCGCGTTATTTCGCCGAAAGAAAAAGAAATTACCGCTTATCATGAAGCCGGCCACGCTCTTGTGGCGGCGAGTTTAAAAAATACCGACCCGGTGCAAAAAGTTTCCATTATCAGCCGCGGGCTTATCGGAGGATATACTTTAAAACTGCCGCTTGAAGAAACGCACTTGAGAACCAAATCGCAGTTTTTAGCGGATATTGCCGTTGCGCTCGGCGGCTATGCCTGCGAAGAAATTGTTTTTAAAGATTTAAGCACCGGCGCTTCCAGCGATTTGCGGCAGGCGTCCGATGTGGCTCGCCGTTTGGTTACCCAGTACGGAATGAGCGAAAAGCTGGGGCCTATGACTTTTGGCAAGACGCAGGAACTGATTTTTCTGGGGCGCGAGATAGCGACAGAAAAAAATTATTCTGAAACTATGGCTGTTGAAATAGACAGGGAGGTAAGCGCGTTTATCGGCAAAGCTTTCGCGGCCGCCAAAAAAATAATAAATTCGCGGATTAAAGTTCTGGATGAAATCGCCAAAGCTCTTATGGAAAAAGAAACCCTTGAACATGAGGAATTTTATGCTATCATCAAAAAGTTCAATCTTAAACCTATGGCTGTTTAA
- a CDS encoding LAGLIDADG family homing endonuclease — MILSYDYIRGLIEGEGTFTFDTRKQQNGTKLKIPTFALSMHIRDEDLIEAVRDTLRLKNKIYIYDHQKKDGYHRGPKAILIVREFPQLKNIIVPFFYKKLKGNKGRQFISWLEKIGTDPDVSKLFKLIYRLYKAGYYDKNQKFSN; from the coding sequence ATGATATTATCATATGACTATATCAGAGGATTAATAGAAGGAGAAGGTACTTTTACTTTTGATACTAGAAAACAACAAAATGGCACTAAACTAAAAATACCAACTTTTGCCTTGAGCATGCATATAAGAGATGAGGATTTAATTGAAGCTGTTCGGGACACTCTTAGATTAAAAAATAAAATTTATATATATGATCATCAAAAGAAAGATGGGTATCACAGAGGACCAAAAGCTATATTAATAGTTAGAGAATTCCCTCAATTAAAAAATATTATAGTACCATTCTTTTATAAAAAACTTAAAGGAAATAAAGGAAGACAATTTATTAGTTGGCTAGAAAAAATAGGAACTGATCCTGATGTTTCTAAGTTATTTAAACTAATTTATAGGCTATATAAAGCCGGATATTATGATAAAAATCAAAAATTTTCAAATTGA
- a CDS encoding HAD family hydrolase yields the protein MILKPQPKAVIFDFDGTLLDSREMHNEARKMLAKFFSVFGFDLNDGHLPSSRDFSTWLQNAGLNQSYINLYFKLWNLIELWQRPGIFQGTNELIDFLKTRDIMVGLLTNRSASSVNNAILRSGLNWEKLDFIAVNKYEEDSDFINGRKKFFNQYFCDFAKPDPRAADSIRHLLKDLPEYPKSVMYIGDNLLDYYFSRDNNFSFVGVLSGDTADIETWEKAGVEMIIKNIVY from the coding sequence GTGATTTTAAAACCACAGCCAAAAGCGGTTATTTTTGACTTTGACGGAACTTTGCTTGATAGCCGGGAAATGCACAATGAAGCGCGGAAAATGCTCGCTAAGTTTTTTTCGGTTTTCGGTTTTGATTTGAACGACGGTCATTTGCCTTCCAGCCGCGATTTTTCAACATGGCTCCAAAATGCCGGATTAAATCAATCATACATCAATTTATATTTCAAGCTTTGGAATTTAATAGAGCTTTGGCAGCGCCCAGGCATTTTTCAAGGAACAAATGAACTGATTGATTTTTTAAAAACAAGAGATATAATGGTTGGTCTTTTAACTAATCGCAGCGCTTCTTCGGTTAATAATGCTATTTTACGGAGCGGGTTGAATTGGGAAAAGCTTGATTTTATAGCTGTTAATAAATACGAAGAGGACTCTGATTTTATTAACGGAAGAAAAAAGTTTTTTAACCAGTATTTTTGCGATTTTGCCAAGCCGGATCCGCGCGCCGCTGATTCTATCCGCCATCTTCTGAAAGATTTGCCTGAATATCCAAAGTCGGTTATGTATATTGGCGATAATCTGCTTGATTATTATTTTAGTCGCGACAATAATTTTAGTTTCGTCGGGGTGTTAAGCGGTGATACCGCTGATATCGAAACCTGGGAAAAAGCAGGCGTTGAAATGATTATTAAAAATATAGTTTATTAA